The following proteins are co-located in the Eleginops maclovinus isolate JMC-PN-2008 ecotype Puerto Natales chromosome 23, JC_Emac_rtc_rv5, whole genome shotgun sequence genome:
- the wfs1b gene encoding wolframin isoform X2: METFFIASNSPIKFFVVHHFSKSQLHIGVSKQFRVKWHVEERKCPFTTTVTPPQVSMQILPSLTFPITYTLLLPTMISLKYGLQMLWNLTVSFLCLVHFSAMEPSLTGNPATPKPSPSSPSTLRPGPSSSSLSSTTTTHTSDRPRPKLNMPTPPTTPSSAPSTASPRTSPGLSSRSSSLSTPPASPLRQPIRIPSQVGRSQLNAASPEYPSTRSTAPQPPLTPEPEPEEEVSLEDLEERAKSGDAKAQTKMGRYFLVLAEERDEELNNCTAVTWLVQAAKQGRKDAVKSLQQCLGSRKGITLENFEEVKKLCTETRFERGVRKAALLMYWKLNPERKKSVAVSEMLENVEHVHTEPGKPVSLGPLNSSAKKQRRVLETMVTSEARCQVGLDDFVEMTKKYAQGVAPPPVMATAGGDGDDDDDDVVVKNPDELPLHQKLLKFPLFALLEIKEHLIDWASRAGMQWLSALIPTHHVNALIFFFIISNLTIEFFIFLIPLLVFYLSFFSMVICTLRVFQNSKAWENFRALTDLLSHFEPSLDLEQAETNFGWTHLEPYLYFLLSVIFVVFSFPVADKSWIPCSELAAVALFFTFTAFLSLQASAQLFARRALLTEVLSGACSLTHFLPDSVPWFIKMFGITFITVPLGDVVVLNLGLPCLLYGHLFYLLFRMAQMRGFKGTYLCLVPYLVCFTWCELSMVFLQNATAIGLIRTCVGYFLFLFALPILSLGMAAMLLIQLVQWFLALEVTKMVVTLTICFVPVVLRLWTRFSLNPIVVLRSLSRSSVVKLILVWLSAVVLFCWMYVYRSEGMKVYNSTLTWPEYSSLCGPMAWKDANMAQTQILCSHLEGHRVTWTGRFKYVRVTDIENGPQSVVNLLPVFVGNWMRCLYGNPYPLCEEVKNETAEPQPLPAPAPPPENPLCKLKKLAKHECHIKRFDRYKFEVTMGMPLERKTRNGTIIEDEDATKDIVLRASNEFKSMLIYLKTGSLVEFSTILEGRLGSKWPVFELKAIHCMSCGDAHLPSRRQYKIEHDWRRTAQNALQFGFDFFFNPFLTAKLEQHPEPETEIETVTQEGG, encoded by the exons ATGGAAACCTTTTTTATTGCATCAAATTCGCCAATCAAGTTCTTTGTTGTACACCATTTTTCTAAATCACAACTTCACATTGGTGTATCAAAACAATTTAGAGTGAAGTGGCATGTTGAAGAGAGGAAGTGTCCTTTCACAACAACTGTTACTCCACCACAGGTGTCAATGCAGATCCTTCCTTCTCTTACATTCCCTATTACTTACACGCTGCTTTTACCTACTATGATATCACTTAAATACGGTCTTCAGATGCTGTGGAACCTCACTGTGAGTTTTCTTTGTCTGGTACATTTTTCAGCTATGGAGCCATCTCTGACCGGCAACCCAGCCACCCCAAAACCCagcccctcctctccctctacCCTGAGGCCAGGCCCTTCATCTTCAAGCTTGTCTTCGaccacaaccacacacacatcagaccGCCCCAGGCCCAAACTGAACATGCCAACACCTCCAACTACTCCCTCATCTGCCCCCTCCACCGCCTCCCCTCGGACTTCTCCAGGTCTCTCCTCCCGTTCTTCCTCATTGTCCACACCGCCCGCCTCCCCTCTCCGTCAGCCCATCAGGATCCCCTCTCAGGTGGGCAGATCTCAGCTTAATGCAGCTTCTCCAGAATATCCATCAACTCGCTCCACAGCTCCACAGCCTCCTCTCACACCTGAACCAG AGCCAGAGGAGGAAGTCAGTCTTGAGGATTTGGAGGAGAGAGCAAAGTCTGGAGATGCAAAAGCACAGACCAAG ATGGGCCGTTACTTCCTGGTGCTGGCagaagagagagatgaggagcTGAACAACTGCACAGCGGTCACTTGGTTGGTCCAGGCTGCTAAACAAGGACGCAAGGACGCCGTCAAATCGCTGCAGCAGTGCTTAGGCTCCAGGAAAG GCATCACTCTGGAGAACTTTGAGGAGGTGAAAAAGCTATGTACAGAGACGCGCTTTGAGAGAGGAGTCAGGAAAGCAGCTCTGCTCATGTACTGGAAGTTGAACCCGGAGAGGAAGAAGTCGGTGGCTGTTTCTGAAATGCTAGAGAATGTTGAACATGTCCACACAGAGCCGG GCAAACCAGTGTCCCTGGGCCCACTAAACAGCTCTGCCAAGAAACAGAGAAGAGTCTTGGAGACTATGGTCACCAGTGAAG CCAGATGCCAAGTGGGTCTTGACGACTTTGTGGAGATGACAAAGAAGTACGCTCAGGGTGTTGCACCGCCACCTGTCATGGCTACAGCAGGGGGTGATGGTgacgatgacgatgatgatgtaGTAGTGAAGAATCCAGATGAACTGCCCTTACACCAGAAG CTGCTGAAGTTCCCTCTGTTCGCTTTGCTGGAGATCAAGGAGCACCTCATCGACTGGGCGTCACGAGCCGGCATGCAGTGGCTCAGCGCTCTGATCCCCACGCACCATGTCAACGCACTCATCTTCTTCTTTATCATCTCCAACCTCACAATAGAGTttttcatcttcctcatccctCTGCTGGTTTTCTACCTGTCGTTCTTCTCCATGGTCATCTGCACGCTGCGAGTGTTTCAG AACTCAAAAGCATGGGAAAACTTCCGGGCCCTGACGGACCTGCTGTCACACTTTGAACCCAGCCTTGATCTGGAGCAGGCCGAGACCAACTTTGGATGGACACACTTGGAGCCTTATCT gtacttcctgctctctgtgatCTTCgtggttttctctttccctgtGGCTGATAAATCCTGGATCCCTTGCTCGGAGTTGGCTGCTGTCGCTCTCTTCTTCACCTTCACCGCCTTCCTCAGCCTGCAGGCCTCCGCTCAGCTGTTTGCTCGTAGAGCCCTCCTCACTGAGGTCCTCTCCGGAGCCTGCTCCCTCACTCACTTCCTGCCAGACTCCGTTCCCTGGTTCATCAAGATGTTTGGGATTACGTTCATCACTGTGCCTTTGGGGGATGTAGTAGTGTTGAACCTGGGGTTGCCATGTCTGCTATACGGACACCTTTTCTATCTGCTCTTCCGTATGGCCCAGATGCGAGGCTTTAAGGGAACTTACCTGTGCCTGGTGCCTTACCTGGTTTGCTTCACCTGGTGTGAGCTCAGCATGGTGTTCCTTCAAAACGCCACTGCAATAGGACTCATCCGCACCTGTGTAGGttacttcctcttcctgttcgCCCTTCCAATTCTCTCACTGGGCATGGCTGCAATGCTCCTCATCCAGTTAGTACAGTGGTTTCTTGCCCTTGAGGTGACAAAAATGGTGGTAACCTTGACAATCTGCTTTGTGCCAGTAGTGCTGAGGCTTTGGACTCGCTTTAGCCTCAACCCCATCGTGGTTTTACGATCTTTATCACGGAGCAGCGTTGTGAAGCTTATCCTGGTGTggctcagtgctgtggtgcttTTCTGCTGGATGTACGTCTACAGGTCTGAAGGCATGAAGGTTTATAACTCCACCCTGACGTGGCCCGAGTACAGCAGCCTCTGCGGCCCGATGGCCTGGAAAGACGCCAACATGGCCCAAACTCAGATCCTCTGCTCTCACCTTGAAGGACACCGCGTCACCTGGACTGGACGCTTCAAATACGTCCGTGTGACCGACATCGAGAATGGTCCACAGTCGGTTGTGAACCTGCTGCCTGTATTTGTGGGGAACTGGATGCGCTGCCTGTATGGAAACCCCTATCCTTTGTGTGAGGAGGTAAAAAACGAGACCGCTGAGCCCCAGCCCCTGCCAGCCCCCGCGCCTCCTCCAGAAAATCCCCTCTGTAAACTTAAAAAACTGGCCAAGCACGAATGTCACATTAAACGTTTTGATCGATACAAATTTGAAGTGACAATGGGCATGCCACTGGAGAGGAAGACCAGAAACGGGACAATCATAGAGGATGAAGATGCCACTAAGGATATAGTTCTGCGGGCCAGTAATGAGTTCAAATCTATGCTGATATACTTAAAAACAGGTAGCCTGGTGGAGTTCAGCACCATACTGGAGGGCCGTTTGGGCTCCAAGTGGCCCGTGTTTGAACTCAAAGCCATTCACTGCATGTCCTGCGGGGATGCACATCTGCCCAGTCGCAGGCAGTACAAGATTGAACACGACTGGAGGCGCACGGCTCAGAACGCCCTGCAGTTTGGTTTTGATTTCTTCTTCAACCCCTTCCTGACCGCTAAGCTAGAGCAACACCCAGAACCAGAGACTGAGATAGAGACTGTGACACAGGAGGGGGGGTAG
- the wfs1b gene encoding wolframin isoform X3, which translates to MRTGSTVAMEPSLTGNPATPKPSPSSPSTLRPGPSSSSLSSTTTTHTSDRPRPKLNMPTPPTTPSSAPSTASPRTSPGLSSRSSSLSTPPASPLRQPIRIPSQVGRSQLNAASPEYPSTRSTAPQPPLTPEPEEPEEEVSLEDLEERAKSGDAKAQTKMGRYFLVLAEERDEELNNCTAVTWLVQAAKQGRKDAVKSLQQCLGSRKGITLENFEEVKKLCTETRFERGVRKAALLMYWKLNPERKKSVAVSEMLENVEHVHTEPGKPVSLGPLNSSAKKQRRVLETMVTSEARCQVGLDDFVEMTKKYAQGVAPPPVMATAGGDGDDDDDDVVVKNPDELPLHQKLLKFPLFALLEIKEHLIDWASRAGMQWLSALIPTHHVNALIFFFIISNLTIEFFIFLIPLLVFYLSFFSMVICTLRVFQNSKAWENFRALTDLLSHFEPSLDLEQAETNFGWTHLEPYLYFLLSVIFVVFSFPVADKSWIPCSELAAVALFFTFTAFLSLQASAQLFARRALLTEVLSGACSLTHFLPDSVPWFIKMFGITFITVPLGDVVVLNLGLPCLLYGHLFYLLFRMAQMRGFKGTYLCLVPYLVCFTWCELSMVFLQNATAIGLIRTCVGYFLFLFALPILSLGMAAMLLIQLVQWFLALEVTKMVVTLTICFVPVVLRLWTRFSLNPIVVLRSLSRSSVVKLILVWLSAVVLFCWMYVYRSEGMKVYNSTLTWPEYSSLCGPMAWKDANMAQTQILCSHLEGHRVTWTGRFKYVRVTDIENGPQSVVNLLPVFVGNWMRCLYGNPYPLCEEVKNETAEPQPLPAPAPPPENPLCKLKKLAKHECHIKRFDRYKFEVTMGMPLERKTRNGTIIEDEDATKDIVLRASNEFKSMLIYLKTGSLVEFSTILEGRLGSKWPVFELKAIHCMSCGDAHLPSRRQYKIEHDWRRTAQNALQFGFDFFFNPFLTAKLEQHPEPETEIETVTQEGG; encoded by the exons CTATGGAGCCATCTCTGACCGGCAACCCAGCCACCCCAAAACCCagcccctcctctccctctacCCTGAGGCCAGGCCCTTCATCTTCAAGCTTGTCTTCGaccacaaccacacacacatcagaccGCCCCAGGCCCAAACTGAACATGCCAACACCTCCAACTACTCCCTCATCTGCCCCCTCCACCGCCTCCCCTCGGACTTCTCCAGGTCTCTCCTCCCGTTCTTCCTCATTGTCCACACCGCCCGCCTCCCCTCTCCGTCAGCCCATCAGGATCCCCTCTCAGGTGGGCAGATCTCAGCTTAATGCAGCTTCTCCAGAATATCCATCAACTCGCTCCACAGCTCCACAGCCTCCTCTCACACCTGAACCAG AAGAGCCAGAGGAGGAAGTCAGTCTTGAGGATTTGGAGGAGAGAGCAAAGTCTGGAGATGCAAAAGCACAGACCAAG ATGGGCCGTTACTTCCTGGTGCTGGCagaagagagagatgaggagcTGAACAACTGCACAGCGGTCACTTGGTTGGTCCAGGCTGCTAAACAAGGACGCAAGGACGCCGTCAAATCGCTGCAGCAGTGCTTAGGCTCCAGGAAAG GCATCACTCTGGAGAACTTTGAGGAGGTGAAAAAGCTATGTACAGAGACGCGCTTTGAGAGAGGAGTCAGGAAAGCAGCTCTGCTCATGTACTGGAAGTTGAACCCGGAGAGGAAGAAGTCGGTGGCTGTTTCTGAAATGCTAGAGAATGTTGAACATGTCCACACAGAGCCGG GCAAACCAGTGTCCCTGGGCCCACTAAACAGCTCTGCCAAGAAACAGAGAAGAGTCTTGGAGACTATGGTCACCAGTGAAG CCAGATGCCAAGTGGGTCTTGACGACTTTGTGGAGATGACAAAGAAGTACGCTCAGGGTGTTGCACCGCCACCTGTCATGGCTACAGCAGGGGGTGATGGTgacgatgacgatgatgatgtaGTAGTGAAGAATCCAGATGAACTGCCCTTACACCAGAAG CTGCTGAAGTTCCCTCTGTTCGCTTTGCTGGAGATCAAGGAGCACCTCATCGACTGGGCGTCACGAGCCGGCATGCAGTGGCTCAGCGCTCTGATCCCCACGCACCATGTCAACGCACTCATCTTCTTCTTTATCATCTCCAACCTCACAATAGAGTttttcatcttcctcatccctCTGCTGGTTTTCTACCTGTCGTTCTTCTCCATGGTCATCTGCACGCTGCGAGTGTTTCAG AACTCAAAAGCATGGGAAAACTTCCGGGCCCTGACGGACCTGCTGTCACACTTTGAACCCAGCCTTGATCTGGAGCAGGCCGAGACCAACTTTGGATGGACACACTTGGAGCCTTATCT gtacttcctgctctctgtgatCTTCgtggttttctctttccctgtGGCTGATAAATCCTGGATCCCTTGCTCGGAGTTGGCTGCTGTCGCTCTCTTCTTCACCTTCACCGCCTTCCTCAGCCTGCAGGCCTCCGCTCAGCTGTTTGCTCGTAGAGCCCTCCTCACTGAGGTCCTCTCCGGAGCCTGCTCCCTCACTCACTTCCTGCCAGACTCCGTTCCCTGGTTCATCAAGATGTTTGGGATTACGTTCATCACTGTGCCTTTGGGGGATGTAGTAGTGTTGAACCTGGGGTTGCCATGTCTGCTATACGGACACCTTTTCTATCTGCTCTTCCGTATGGCCCAGATGCGAGGCTTTAAGGGAACTTACCTGTGCCTGGTGCCTTACCTGGTTTGCTTCACCTGGTGTGAGCTCAGCATGGTGTTCCTTCAAAACGCCACTGCAATAGGACTCATCCGCACCTGTGTAGGttacttcctcttcctgttcgCCCTTCCAATTCTCTCACTGGGCATGGCTGCAATGCTCCTCATCCAGTTAGTACAGTGGTTTCTTGCCCTTGAGGTGACAAAAATGGTGGTAACCTTGACAATCTGCTTTGTGCCAGTAGTGCTGAGGCTTTGGACTCGCTTTAGCCTCAACCCCATCGTGGTTTTACGATCTTTATCACGGAGCAGCGTTGTGAAGCTTATCCTGGTGTggctcagtgctgtggtgcttTTCTGCTGGATGTACGTCTACAGGTCTGAAGGCATGAAGGTTTATAACTCCACCCTGACGTGGCCCGAGTACAGCAGCCTCTGCGGCCCGATGGCCTGGAAAGACGCCAACATGGCCCAAACTCAGATCCTCTGCTCTCACCTTGAAGGACACCGCGTCACCTGGACTGGACGCTTCAAATACGTCCGTGTGACCGACATCGAGAATGGTCCACAGTCGGTTGTGAACCTGCTGCCTGTATTTGTGGGGAACTGGATGCGCTGCCTGTATGGAAACCCCTATCCTTTGTGTGAGGAGGTAAAAAACGAGACCGCTGAGCCCCAGCCCCTGCCAGCCCCCGCGCCTCCTCCAGAAAATCCCCTCTGTAAACTTAAAAAACTGGCCAAGCACGAATGTCACATTAAACGTTTTGATCGATACAAATTTGAAGTGACAATGGGCATGCCACTGGAGAGGAAGACCAGAAACGGGACAATCATAGAGGATGAAGATGCCACTAAGGATATAGTTCTGCGGGCCAGTAATGAGTTCAAATCTATGCTGATATACTTAAAAACAGGTAGCCTGGTGGAGTTCAGCACCATACTGGAGGGCCGTTTGGGCTCCAAGTGGCCCGTGTTTGAACTCAAAGCCATTCACTGCATGTCCTGCGGGGATGCACATCTGCCCAGTCGCAGGCAGTACAAGATTGAACACGACTGGAGGCGCACGGCTCAGAACGCCCTGCAGTTTGGTTTTGATTTCTTCTTCAACCCCTTCCTGACCGCTAAGCTAGAGCAACACCCAGAACCAGAGACTGAGATAGAGACTGTGACACAGGAGGGGGGGTAG
- the wfs1b gene encoding wolframin isoform X4 has product MEPSLTGNPATPKPSPSSPSTLRPGPSSSSLSSTTTTHTSDRPRPKLNMPTPPTTPSSAPSTASPRTSPGLSSRSSSLSTPPASPLRQPIRIPSQVGRSQLNAASPEYPSTRSTAPQPPLTPEPEEPEEEVSLEDLEERAKSGDAKAQTKMGRYFLVLAEERDEELNNCTAVTWLVQAAKQGRKDAVKSLQQCLGSRKGITLENFEEVKKLCTETRFERGVRKAALLMYWKLNPERKKSVAVSEMLENVEHVHTEPGKPVSLGPLNSSAKKQRRVLETMVTSEARCQVGLDDFVEMTKKYAQGVAPPPVMATAGGDGDDDDDDVVVKNPDELPLHQKLLKFPLFALLEIKEHLIDWASRAGMQWLSALIPTHHVNALIFFFIISNLTIEFFIFLIPLLVFYLSFFSMVICTLRVFQNSKAWENFRALTDLLSHFEPSLDLEQAETNFGWTHLEPYLYFLLSVIFVVFSFPVADKSWIPCSELAAVALFFTFTAFLSLQASAQLFARRALLTEVLSGACSLTHFLPDSVPWFIKMFGITFITVPLGDVVVLNLGLPCLLYGHLFYLLFRMAQMRGFKGTYLCLVPYLVCFTWCELSMVFLQNATAIGLIRTCVGYFLFLFALPILSLGMAAMLLIQLVQWFLALEVTKMVVTLTICFVPVVLRLWTRFSLNPIVVLRSLSRSSVVKLILVWLSAVVLFCWMYVYRSEGMKVYNSTLTWPEYSSLCGPMAWKDANMAQTQILCSHLEGHRVTWTGRFKYVRVTDIENGPQSVVNLLPVFVGNWMRCLYGNPYPLCEEVKNETAEPQPLPAPAPPPENPLCKLKKLAKHECHIKRFDRYKFEVTMGMPLERKTRNGTIIEDEDATKDIVLRASNEFKSMLIYLKTGSLVEFSTILEGRLGSKWPVFELKAIHCMSCGDAHLPSRRQYKIEHDWRRTAQNALQFGFDFFFNPFLTAKLEQHPEPETEIETVTQEGG; this is encoded by the exons ATGGAGCCATCTCTGACCGGCAACCCAGCCACCCCAAAACCCagcccctcctctccctctacCCTGAGGCCAGGCCCTTCATCTTCAAGCTTGTCTTCGaccacaaccacacacacatcagaccGCCCCAGGCCCAAACTGAACATGCCAACACCTCCAACTACTCCCTCATCTGCCCCCTCCACCGCCTCCCCTCGGACTTCTCCAGGTCTCTCCTCCCGTTCTTCCTCATTGTCCACACCGCCCGCCTCCCCTCTCCGTCAGCCCATCAGGATCCCCTCTCAGGTGGGCAGATCTCAGCTTAATGCAGCTTCTCCAGAATATCCATCAACTCGCTCCACAGCTCCACAGCCTCCTCTCACACCTGAACCAG AAGAGCCAGAGGAGGAAGTCAGTCTTGAGGATTTGGAGGAGAGAGCAAAGTCTGGAGATGCAAAAGCACAGACCAAG ATGGGCCGTTACTTCCTGGTGCTGGCagaagagagagatgaggagcTGAACAACTGCACAGCGGTCACTTGGTTGGTCCAGGCTGCTAAACAAGGACGCAAGGACGCCGTCAAATCGCTGCAGCAGTGCTTAGGCTCCAGGAAAG GCATCACTCTGGAGAACTTTGAGGAGGTGAAAAAGCTATGTACAGAGACGCGCTTTGAGAGAGGAGTCAGGAAAGCAGCTCTGCTCATGTACTGGAAGTTGAACCCGGAGAGGAAGAAGTCGGTGGCTGTTTCTGAAATGCTAGAGAATGTTGAACATGTCCACACAGAGCCGG GCAAACCAGTGTCCCTGGGCCCACTAAACAGCTCTGCCAAGAAACAGAGAAGAGTCTTGGAGACTATGGTCACCAGTGAAG CCAGATGCCAAGTGGGTCTTGACGACTTTGTGGAGATGACAAAGAAGTACGCTCAGGGTGTTGCACCGCCACCTGTCATGGCTACAGCAGGGGGTGATGGTgacgatgacgatgatgatgtaGTAGTGAAGAATCCAGATGAACTGCCCTTACACCAGAAG CTGCTGAAGTTCCCTCTGTTCGCTTTGCTGGAGATCAAGGAGCACCTCATCGACTGGGCGTCACGAGCCGGCATGCAGTGGCTCAGCGCTCTGATCCCCACGCACCATGTCAACGCACTCATCTTCTTCTTTATCATCTCCAACCTCACAATAGAGTttttcatcttcctcatccctCTGCTGGTTTTCTACCTGTCGTTCTTCTCCATGGTCATCTGCACGCTGCGAGTGTTTCAG AACTCAAAAGCATGGGAAAACTTCCGGGCCCTGACGGACCTGCTGTCACACTTTGAACCCAGCCTTGATCTGGAGCAGGCCGAGACCAACTTTGGATGGACACACTTGGAGCCTTATCT gtacttcctgctctctgtgatCTTCgtggttttctctttccctgtGGCTGATAAATCCTGGATCCCTTGCTCGGAGTTGGCTGCTGTCGCTCTCTTCTTCACCTTCACCGCCTTCCTCAGCCTGCAGGCCTCCGCTCAGCTGTTTGCTCGTAGAGCCCTCCTCACTGAGGTCCTCTCCGGAGCCTGCTCCCTCACTCACTTCCTGCCAGACTCCGTTCCCTGGTTCATCAAGATGTTTGGGATTACGTTCATCACTGTGCCTTTGGGGGATGTAGTAGTGTTGAACCTGGGGTTGCCATGTCTGCTATACGGACACCTTTTCTATCTGCTCTTCCGTATGGCCCAGATGCGAGGCTTTAAGGGAACTTACCTGTGCCTGGTGCCTTACCTGGTTTGCTTCACCTGGTGTGAGCTCAGCATGGTGTTCCTTCAAAACGCCACTGCAATAGGACTCATCCGCACCTGTGTAGGttacttcctcttcctgttcgCCCTTCCAATTCTCTCACTGGGCATGGCTGCAATGCTCCTCATCCAGTTAGTACAGTGGTTTCTTGCCCTTGAGGTGACAAAAATGGTGGTAACCTTGACAATCTGCTTTGTGCCAGTAGTGCTGAGGCTTTGGACTCGCTTTAGCCTCAACCCCATCGTGGTTTTACGATCTTTATCACGGAGCAGCGTTGTGAAGCTTATCCTGGTGTggctcagtgctgtggtgcttTTCTGCTGGATGTACGTCTACAGGTCTGAAGGCATGAAGGTTTATAACTCCACCCTGACGTGGCCCGAGTACAGCAGCCTCTGCGGCCCGATGGCCTGGAAAGACGCCAACATGGCCCAAACTCAGATCCTCTGCTCTCACCTTGAAGGACACCGCGTCACCTGGACTGGACGCTTCAAATACGTCCGTGTGACCGACATCGAGAATGGTCCACAGTCGGTTGTGAACCTGCTGCCTGTATTTGTGGGGAACTGGATGCGCTGCCTGTATGGAAACCCCTATCCTTTGTGTGAGGAGGTAAAAAACGAGACCGCTGAGCCCCAGCCCCTGCCAGCCCCCGCGCCTCCTCCAGAAAATCCCCTCTGTAAACTTAAAAAACTGGCCAAGCACGAATGTCACATTAAACGTTTTGATCGATACAAATTTGAAGTGACAATGGGCATGCCACTGGAGAGGAAGACCAGAAACGGGACAATCATAGAGGATGAAGATGCCACTAAGGATATAGTTCTGCGGGCCAGTAATGAGTTCAAATCTATGCTGATATACTTAAAAACAGGTAGCCTGGTGGAGTTCAGCACCATACTGGAGGGCCGTTTGGGCTCCAAGTGGCCCGTGTTTGAACTCAAAGCCATTCACTGCATGTCCTGCGGGGATGCACATCTGCCCAGTCGCAGGCAGTACAAGATTGAACACGACTGGAGGCGCACGGCTCAGAACGCCCTGCAGTTTGGTTTTGATTTCTTCTTCAACCCCTTCCTGACCGCTAAGCTAGAGCAACACCCAGAACCAGAGACTGAGATAGAGACTGTGACACAGGAGGGGGGGTAG